TTAGTTTATAGTCATAGTTTTTAACTCCAAGTTCTATATCTTGGACTACTTTGGATGAGAGTTCTATTGTAGAGCGATAGAGTTTAAAAACAACATCCTCCTCTAAATCAAAGCTCTCTTTAGTAGCTGTAAGTATTTCATTAAAATTAAATTTTTTATTCATTTGATAAACTTTAAAACATATTTTGCGTTAATATATATTATTCTAACATCTATTTTATTATTTAATCCTTTATATAGTATGATTATATGATTAGTATTTAGGAAATTTAATGAAAAAGATAGAGACACCGGAAGATTTAATGAGAAGCCGTTATGAGGCTTTTGTTAGAATGGACGGTGAGTATTTAGCTAAAACAACAACTCAAAACATTCCAACAGATATGAGTTCATACAAAGACATAGAATGGTTAAAACTTGATGTGTTAGATACAAAAGACGATGAAGTTGAGTTTAAGGCATACTATAAAGAAAACGGAATAATTCAAGTGTTACACGAAAGAAGTAAGTTTATAAAAAAAGATGGGCAGTGGCTATACGATAGCGGAGTGCTTTTTAATACAAAAATTGAGAGAAATGAGACTTGTCCTTGTGGCAGCGGAAGGAAGTATAAGAAATGTTGCGCCTAGCATCAGGATCAATTACTCGTGCAGAACTTTTAAAAAATGCCGGCATTGAATTTATACAAGAGAGTGTAGATTTCGATGAAGATTCAATTATAACTGACTGTCCAAAAAACTTTGTTTATCAGGCAACTCACGGAAAGTACGAAATAAATAGAAGAACTTTTGGAATAGATGATTATCCGCTTTTGGTTGCTGATACGGTAGTTACAAGTAAAGGGCATATTTTACGTAAAGCCAGATGCGCGGATGAGGCAAGAAATATTTTAATGACTCAAAGTGGCAATATTACTTCCATAATAACTTGTATGATATATGAAGACAAAAGTAAAAAAATAATAGATATCTCATCAACCGATTATCTGTTTGCAGAGTTTGAAGACAAAGAACTGGATAAATATTTAAGCTCTGGAGATTGGAGAGGTAAAGCAGGTGCTTGTATGGTAGAGGGTTTTTGTAAAAACTATATAAAAGAGGTCAAGGGTTACGAGAGTACTGCAATGGGGCTTAACACTGATCTGTTAAAGGCTTTTTTATGAACTATTATGAAAAAGAGCTGAACGCTTTAAAAAAGTCTGGTCGTTTTAGAGAAAGGTTTGTAGTAGATGAGTCTTTAAAGGACTTTGGATCTAATGATTATCTTGGACTTGCACATAATAAAGAACTTCATAAAAAAACTTGCCAAGAGTTAGAAAAATTACCAAGCCACTCCGCTAAAGCATCACTTTTAGTAAATGGATATCATCAGATTCACAAAGATTTTGAAGAAGCACTGTGTGAGGCAAATAATTTTGAAGACGCAGTCGTGGTTGGAAGCGGGTTTAATGCAAATATAGCAATGATAGAGGCACTTTGTAGAAAAGGCGATATGCTTTTTATGGATGAGCTTTACCACGCTTCAGGGGTTCTTGCAACTCAGCTTGAACATGTAAATGTTGTGTTTTTTAAACATAATAATATGGAAGATTTAAGAGAACTTCTAAATAAGCATAGCGGTGCAAAAAGAAAAATAATAGCAGTTGAAGGCATTTACTCTATGGATGGAGATCTGTGTAATCATGAGGTGTTTAGTATAGCTGATCAAGAGGATGCTATTTTAATAGTTGATGAAGCACATAGCAGTGGTGTAGTTGGAGAGAATCTTATGGGTGTGTTTGATCTGTATAAAATAACTCCAAAACAAAATCATATAAAGATGGGTACACTTGGTAAAGCATATGGTGGATTTGGAGCATACATACTCTCTTCAAAACATATAATAGAATATTTGATAAACCGTGCAAAACCAATTATATATGCTACTGCACTCTCTTTATACGACACACTTTTAGCACATAGATCGTTAGAGTATATAATAGAACATAAAGAAGAGTTGCTGGGTCAGATAAACCTTAGAAAGATGATAGTCCAGCGTGAACTTGGTATAAGTATAGACGGACTTATAGTACCTATAGTTATAGGTGATAATAAAAAAGTTTTAGAGATAAAAGATGATATCCAAAAAAATGGCTACTTTATTGGAGCTATACGTCAACCTACAGTTGAAAGAGCTATTTTAAGGGTTATTGCCAGACTTGGAGAGAGTGAAATCGAACTTATATCTTTATGTAAAAAATTATCACAATATAGTGTTACGTAGCATATTCTATACAACTAACCTATTTATTTAAAAAAAAGCTAAGTTTAAGAGATAATAGAATATTATTTTTTATCATATAAGGAGTGTGTAGATATGTTATTAAATGTTTTGAAAAAGAGTTATATCGGTACTTTAGTAGTAAGTGCTTTGTTATTAACTGGATGTGGGAAAAGTCAACTTTTGTTAAACACTTATATTCCGCCAAATAAGCCAAAAGAAGTCGCACAAATGTTAGAGAGTGACGATGCAACATCTGGATTTTTAGAGATTGAAATTGTAGATAATATTCTTGCGGGGGAAGGGATTAGATCTGACAGATCTTTTAATAGTAAGCTTTTATCAAGTCTTAAAAAGTTTGTGACTCAAACTAACTTTATATCTATTAGTGAAGTAAAAGATGTAAGTAATCTGTCTTTAGACATGAAGGTACTTATTTTTGATTATGTAGAAACTCCAAATACTACAAACGGGCTTATCAGTGTTGAATTTAATATTCGTAAAGAGGGTACTACATTTTATACTCAAAACTATAAATTCCCGATCAAGCGTTATTCAAAAGCCGGTCGTCAAGCACTTCCGACAAAAACTCAACTTTTTGCAGAAGCATCAGATTATTTAGCTAAAAAGCTTATCAAAGATATTTCACCAATATCATCTTTGAAACTTGTAGAGTTAAAAGATCTACCAAGTGAATTAGCTTATACACAAAAATATGCAAAAGCAAAAAATTACGAGGGTGCTATAAAAGGGATGAAAGCCTATAAAGGTGAAAAAAATGAAGCATATTTCTTCAATCTTGCAGTTTACTGTGAAGCATTAGCTGCAAAGAGTGATGATATGGCACTGCTTTCAAAAGCTAATGAATACTATGAAAAAGCAATGCAACTTAGTGAAGGAGGGGATGAAGTTATTACAAAGGGTAAAGCAAAATTTGACAGATACTATCAAATAATTAAAAAGGTTGCCGAGCAAAAGGCTAAAAACGCTGAGAAAAATAATAACAGCATGTTCGAAATTTTATAAAAAAAAAGGTTAGGAAAAATATATGTTAAAAAGTTTAAAAAATAGTTCAAAAGTTTTATTATTAGCAGGTTCACTTGCTTTATCGCCAATTGCACTTAGTGCTAATTTTATAGAGGGTTTATCTGAATCTTCAAGTGCAGCGCTTGAGGACCCAGGATTTGAAAAGCAGTTAGTTCGTATAAATACAGGTATCAACTTAATTCGTATAAATACGGATATCATCCAAAATATGCCTGTATCTGCTGATAGTGAATGGGTAGATAAAGTGATTGCTCCGATTGATTTTAATTATGTAAACAATTTAGATGCGGTTAAAAATGATGCATACTATTCAACTGTTAATATAACAAATGTTATTCTTGGTAAAGCTGCACTTCGTATGAGTCCATTAGAAGCTAGACTTTTTTGGCAAGCTGCTGCAATTTACAAAAATTCAAGTAACGGTAATAAAGGGTATAAAATTCCTGATATGAATGTATTCCCAGATGTAACTGATACTAAAACATATACATCTTTTAAAGCGGCTGAAAATGATGATAAAGTAGCATTAATAGATGTTGAAGCTAAAAGCGGAAATATTTTTCCAAGTGTTGAAGAAGCAGTTATCTCTTTACTTCCTGAAGATATGATTGAAAATGTAAAAATGGCAAAAAATGAATACAGAGAAGCAATTAGTGTTGTAGGTGAGCAAAAGTCTGCAATAGCTGAAATTGAAGCTTGGTTAGATGATGATGCAAACTCTGAAAGTGAAGACAGAGCTGCTAAAGAGGAAGAGTTAAAAACTGCTGAAGCAGAATTAGTTGAAAAAGAAGCTGCTGAAGATTCAAGTGAAGAGAAGTACTTTACTTTATTATCAAGTGGTGCAGAAGCTGTAGAAGCTAATTTTGATCCTGCAAAAATTCCATTGGCTAAAAAACTTGATGCTTTATTAGATGCAGTTGATAATAATGCTTTTGGTGCTACCAGTATGTTCGTATCTGCAACAGCTGGTATCGTAAGAGGACGTGGTATGATCGATAAAGAGATAAGAGCTATGCAATATGCACAAGCCCTTACAACATTAGTTGGAAACCAAAAACAGTTTATCGGTGAGCGTTTAGCAAGAATGACAAAAGGAACATTATTAGCAGTTCCAAATATCGGTATCGGTACATACTATGCTTTTTCTCAATCATCAAGCATTGGAAAATATCAAGATATCGTAGCAGCAGTTTTAGCTGGTGAAGAAGCGAGTAAGTAATGTTTAAATCAGCTCTTAATACATTAGTTTTATCTTTTGTATTTTTTATGAGTGGGTGTGGAGGGGCAAGTGGTCCTTCTACATCAGAGTTACCAAAATGGTTTTTAAATCCTCCTGCTTCAAATCCTGTATTTTATTATGGTGTAGGTGAGGGTGATAGTGTAGATGCTGCAAAAGCAAATGCATTGGCTCAAATCGGTGGTACAATCAGTACTAGCGTTTCATCAGACCTTGAGATAAATACAAATGTAACAAATGACGTGATAAATGAAAATATAAAATCTCAAACTAAATCTTCTATAGAGAAGATCAAGTTTACCGGTGCTGAAGTAGTTGAAAATGCTCAAAGTGGCGGTAAGATTTATACTTTAGTAAAAGTAGATCGCGGTGTTTTATTTTCTGCACAAAAGTCTGAAATGGACATTAGTTATAACAAGATGAACTCGTTATATGAGAGCTCTAAAAATGGTAATGTTTTAGACCTTATGAAAAACACTACAAGTATTCATCAATTAGCTAATAACGTTAGTGTTAAACTTCCGATTTTAAAAGCAATCAGCTCAGATTTTAATAAAGCTAAGTATGAAAAAGAGATCTTAGATATTTTTAGTACAACAAGAGATGCTAAAAGAAAAGCTATGGTTTATGTATCTTATGATAAAAATGCAAAAGGTGAAGCTGCAGTTGTTAAAAACCATATTTCAAGTTACGGTATGACACTTGTAAGTAATCCAAGTAGTGTTAAAACTAAAAAGAATCTTTTAAAACTGCATGTTTCAAAAACTGCAAAAAAAGAAAACGTTAAAACAAATGACCCTCGCCTAAAGGGTGCTAGTTTTGCAAGAGTTGTTGTAACTTTAGATACAAAAGATTATGCTAATAAAACATTGGCAAATAACCGTATTGAAGTTATAAACATATCTAAAGACGGATACAATGCTGCAGTTGCTAAAACTAAAAAGTTTGAAAGAGAAATAGATAGAAGAGGGATATTGAAAATTCTTCTTGACAGTGCTAAATAATTGAAAAGTTTTGAGTTAAATTTTAGTCTTAAGAGACTGTTTTTAGCTCTTATACTTTTTACTTCCGTGCATCTTCTAGCACAAGATTCCCATAAAAATATAATTAAAATAACAGCGAGTAAAACATATTGGAGTAAACTGCTTCATTATGAAGGTTCAAAAAGTATTATAGAAACAGGTGAGTTCTTTTTATCGCCTAATGGTAAGACAAGTTTAGAAGCGGAGTTAGAAGCTACTCTAAGCGCATTTAAAAACGATCCTTACACGAAATGTAAATATCCTGCTAGATATAAGTGGCTTAATTCATTGGGTATTGTTGAGAGAATTGATGCAGAGTGTAAGGAACTAGATAGATTTTTAGCACCAAATTTTAATAAAATAAGTATAGTTTTCTCTACTGAGAGATATAGTGCGGCAGCTTCACTGTTTGGGCATGTTTTATTAAAAGTTGATTCTAAAACTAGAAGTAATGTTATAGAATATACAGCAGATGTATCTAAAAGCACATCTGCTATATCTTATGCTTTTAAAGGTGTTTTTGGAGGTTTTGTCAGTAAGTATAATTTCTTTTCGTTTAATGCAAAAGATTATGAAGCAAGAGAGCAGGAGTTTAGGGATTTAGTAGTATATGAATTGAATTTTTCACAAAATGAGATAGATAATATTTTACTCCATCTATACGAAGTAAAAGATACTACGCAAAAATACTATTTCTTAACAAGAAACTGTAGTTCAGAACTTATAACGCTTTTAGATATATACAATTACGACGCAAAAGAAAGAAGTAGCTCAAAGCTATTTGTACTTCCGGTTGAAGTAGTGAATTCTGTATATCAGAGTGGTAAAGTTAAAAATATAAAACTTTTACACTCTAAACTCAAACAGTTCCAAATGCATTATGAAGTGCTGGATGAAGATGAAAAAAACATATTAAGAGATGTGGTCTTTTCTAAAAGAAGTGTACATAGTCTGATCAAAGATACAAATATCTCTAAAAGTTCAAAAGATAAAATTGTATTAAGTGCATTACTCTATTATGAAATAGTTGTACAAGATAAACAAATATCCCAAAAAGAGCTTTCAAAAATACTGACTTTATCAACATACAAAAATAATAATTTTTTGTCATATGGGCATGAATATAAAGATATAGATAAAAATCCGATATCACCGTATATGTACAGAACATCTTTTGGATTTCTTTATAAAAAAGACCCGTATGCTACAATTGGTTTTAGAAACCTGTACAAAAACCGTTTTGATCTTCTGGATGGTTTAGTTAAAAATGGTAGTGTTGAGTTGTTTGACCTTGAGTTACGGGCAAACGATAAGCTGTCTATAGAACATTTTACATTAATGCATCTCTCATCCATGCCTTTATCTAGTGAGTTTTTTTCAGAACCTACAAAAGAGATGAGCATAGGTTTAAAAAGGCTATTCTATGATGATAAACTTTATAGTTATGGGGAATATGGAATAGGCAAAAGAATGAAAGCTACTAATAATATTTCATATGGTTTTACTGTCTACGGTGGGGCATATGACTCTGGAGATAGCCTGTTTTGTTTAGGTTTAAAAACAGAGATTGAATATAAATTAGTTTCAAAATATCTTTTTAGATTCGGTACGGGTATAGCAAGATATGAAAATGATAACTTTGATGAATCATTCAATGATGCTAATGTATTTATACAGATGAATTTTAAAACTTCTGAACATTCTTTGCTTGGCACAAAGATAGAATACTACGATAATCAAGATGAGTATTTTACAACTTCAGTTTATTATAACTATAGTTTTTAGTTATTGTAAATAATTTTAGATAAAATATATTAAATGAAAATCAATAAACTAAAAATAGATTATAAAGAAAAAACACTTGTAGATATTGCATTTGATATTAATTCATCACTTGCACTTGTAGGTCAAAGCGGTAGTGGTAAATCTCTAAGCATAAAAGCACTTTTAAATATGCTTCCAAACACAATGAGCAGAGAGTTAAATATAGATGCTGATTTTGAACTTAAGGCTGGTGATACAATTGGTTTTGTTCCTCAAAACCCGTTCACGGCACTATCTCCGCTTACAAAAATCAAAAAGCAGTTTTTTAAATCAGACGAGAGAATAGATGAATTGTTTGAACATGTTGGACTAGACAAATCTCTTCAAGAGAGATTTCCTCCTGAACTCTCAGGCGGGCAGTTGCAACGTGTAGTAATAGCAATGGCTCTAGAGGGTAATCCAAAAATTTTAATGCTTGATGAACCGACAACTGCACTAGATCCTGAAACAAGGGTTTTAATACTTGAACTTTTAAAAAGACTTCAAAGTGAGTATAAGTTTAAAATACTTTTCGTAACGCACGATATGAATTCTGCAAAAAATTTATGTGAAGATATATGTGTTATAAAAGAAGGTCATTTGGTTGAATATGGTAAAATGCACGACATATTACAATCTCCAAAAGAAAAATATACGCAAACTTTAATTGAAGCAAATTTTGCAAACAGGGACTTTAGGCAATGAGAAAACTCAGTGTTAAAAACATACTATTTATAATTTTGATACTTGGGTTTTTATCTCCATTTTTAGTACTTGGATATTTCTTACAAATATATACTTATGATATATCATCATTAGTTGATTATAACCCAAGTCAGACTACTAGAATCTATGATAAAGACGGAAATAAGATTGCAAATCTGTTTGATAAAAAGCATAGATATTACGCTCCTTTTGAAGAGATACCTCCACATGTTATTGAAGCCCTTGTAGCAATAGAAGATACGTCGTTTTTTGAACATCCTGGTATAAATGTAGATGCAATATTTCGTGCGGCAATAAAAGTTATAAAAGCTGGACGTGCTGTAGAGGGTGCAAGTACAATCACACAACAGCTTGTAAAAAACGTACTTCTAACAAGGGAGAAAAAGCTATCTCGTAAGATAAAAGAAGCGATATATGCTCTAAAGCTTGAACGCCACATTACAAAAGAGCAGATTTTAGAGAGATATCTTAATGAGATATATTTCGGTCACGGTTACTATGGAATAAAGACAGCGGCTGATGGTTACTTTCATAAGCGTTTAGATGAGCTTACTTTAAAAGAAGTAGCTATACTAGTAGGTCTTCCAAAAGCTCCAAGTACATATGCCCCTACAAAAAACTATGAGATCTCTATGGGAAGAGCTAACCGTGTATTAAAACGTATGAAGGTTCTTGGTTGGATTGATGAGGTAACTTATCAAGAAGAGATAGCTAGCAATCCAAAAGTTTATGATGATACATTAACTCAAAATCAGGCACCTTTTATTGTTGATGAAGTTGTTCGTAGAATGTCGAAAAAAGGTATGGATGACATTAAAACAGGTGGTTACAACGTATATACTACAGTTGATCTAAGTCTTCAAGAAGCAGCACGTGAAGCTGTAAAAAAAGCGTATGAACTCTCACTAGAGAGAATAGAAGAATATAAAATAAAAGATCAACAGATCTTGGAAAAAGATCCAACTTGGGAAATTGCACCTGATGTAAATACATCACTTTTAAATGGTGCTCTAGTATCTCTAGAGGCAAAAACAGGAAACGTTTTGGCTATGGTAGGAAGTACAGAC
This region of Sulfurimonas sp. genomic DNA includes:
- a CDS encoding aminotransferase class I/II-fold pyridoxal phosphate-dependent enzyme, with translation MNYYEKELNALKKSGRFRERFVVDESLKDFGSNDYLGLAHNKELHKKTCQELEKLPSHSAKASLLVNGYHQIHKDFEEALCEANNFEDAVVVGSGFNANIAMIEALCRKGDMLFMDELYHASGVLATQLEHVNVVFFKHNNMEDLRELLNKHSGAKRKIIAVEGIYSMDGDLCNHEVFSIADQEDAILIVDEAHSSGVVGENLMGVFDLYKITPKQNHIKMGTLGKAYGGFGAYILSSKHIIEYLINRAKPIIYATALSLYDTLLAHRSLEYIIEHKEELLGQINLRKMIVQRELGISIDGLIVPIVIGDNKKVLEIKDDIQKNGYFIGAIRQPTVERAILRVIARLGESEIELISLCKKLSQYSVT
- the maf gene encoding septum formation inhibitor Maf produces the protein MLRLASGSITRAELLKNAGIEFIQESVDFDEDSIITDCPKNFVYQATHGKYEINRRTFGIDDYPLLVADTVVTSKGHILRKARCADEARNILMTQSGNITSIITCMIYEDKSKKIIDISSTDYLFAEFEDKELDKYLSSGDWRGKAGACMVEGFCKNYIKEVKGYESTAMGLNTDLLKAFL
- a CDS encoding LPP20 family lipoprotein gives rise to the protein MFKSALNTLVLSFVFFMSGCGGASGPSTSELPKWFLNPPASNPVFYYGVGEGDSVDAAKANALAQIGGTISTSVSSDLEINTNVTNDVINENIKSQTKSSIEKIKFTGAEVVENAQSGGKIYTLVKVDRGVLFSAQKSEMDISYNKMNSLYESSKNGNVLDLMKNTTSIHQLANNVSVKLPILKAISSDFNKAKYEKEILDIFSTTRDAKRKAMVYVSYDKNAKGEAAVVKNHISSYGMTLVSNPSSVKTKKNLLKLHVSKTAKKENVKTNDPRLKGASFARVVVTLDTKDYANKTLANNRIEVINISKDGYNAAVAKTKKFEREIDRRGILKILLDSAK
- a CDS encoding ATP-binding cassette domain-containing protein encodes the protein MKINKLKIDYKEKTLVDIAFDINSSLALVGQSGSGKSLSIKALLNMLPNTMSRELNIDADFELKAGDTIGFVPQNPFTALSPLTKIKKQFFKSDERIDELFEHVGLDKSLQERFPPELSGGQLQRVVIAMALEGNPKILMLDEPTTALDPETRVLILELLKRLQSEYKFKILFVTHDMNSAKNLCEDICVIKEGHLVEYGKMHDILQSPKEKYTQTLIEANFANRDFRQ
- a CDS encoding DUF4105 domain-containing protein, whose product is MKSFELNFSLKRLFLALILFTSVHLLAQDSHKNIIKITASKTYWSKLLHYEGSKSIIETGEFFLSPNGKTSLEAELEATLSAFKNDPYTKCKYPARYKWLNSLGIVERIDAECKELDRFLAPNFNKISIVFSTERYSAAASLFGHVLLKVDSKTRSNVIEYTADVSKSTSAISYAFKGVFGGFVSKYNFFSFNAKDYEAREQEFRDLVVYELNFSQNEIDNILLHLYEVKDTTQKYYFLTRNCSSELITLLDIYNYDAKERSSSKLFVLPVEVVNSVYQSGKVKNIKLLHSKLKQFQMHYEVLDEDEKNILRDVVFSKRSVHSLIKDTNISKSSKDKIVLSALLYYEIVVQDKQISQKELSKILTLSTYKNNNFLSYGHEYKDIDKNPISPYMYRTSFGFLYKKDPYATIGFRNLYKNRFDLLDGLVKNGSVELFDLELRANDKLSIEHFTLMHLSSMPLSSEFFSEPTKEMSIGLKRLFYDDKLYSYGEYGIGKRMKATNNISYGFTVYGGAYDSGDSLFCLGLKTEIEYKLVSKYLFRFGTGIARYENDNFDESFNDANVFIQMNFKTSEHSLLGTKIEYYDNQDEYFTTSVYYNYSF
- a CDS encoding YchJ family protein, which gives rise to MKKIETPEDLMRSRYEAFVRMDGEYLAKTTTQNIPTDMSSYKDIEWLKLDVLDTKDDEVEFKAYYKENGIIQVLHERSKFIKKDGQWLYDSGVLFNTKIERNETCPCGSGRKYKKCCA
- a CDS encoding penicillin-binding protein 1A, with protein sequence MRKLSVKNILFIILILGFLSPFLVLGYFLQIYTYDISSLVDYNPSQTTRIYDKDGNKIANLFDKKHRYYAPFEEIPPHVIEALVAIEDTSFFEHPGINVDAIFRAAIKVIKAGRAVEGASTITQQLVKNVLLTREKKLSRKIKEAIYALKLERHITKEQILERYLNEIYFGHGYYGIKTAADGYFHKRLDELTLKEVAILVGLPKAPSTYAPTKNYEISMGRANRVLKRMKVLGWIDEVTYQEEIASNPKVYDDTLTQNQAPFIVDEVVRRMSKKGMDDIKTGGYNVYTTVDLSLQEAAREAVKKAYELSLERIEEYKIKDQQILEKDPTWEIAPDVNTSLLNGALVSLEAKTGNVLAMVGSTDYEKSSYNRATQGRRQPGSAFKPFIYQVGIDLGYSGATKLVDVSRTYKYEKDGEELKWQPKNYEKNYKGLISLREALVHSRNLATINLVNEIGLNQLLKQLDKFGIENLPRDLSVSLGTISLSPLQLAKYYSSFANDGIQVEPSLILSIEKNDEVVYEKEEVTHFITEPTQAFIMTSILRDVVNRGTGRRAKAWGIELAGKTGTTNNNVDGWFAGYSPTIQTIVWFGNDDNSPMHRWETGGKIAGPAFKMYYDSVLKLYPQIKRKFDVPEGIVEVKVGKRKEYFSNISKPPRVEKELKATEELLF